A window from Drosophila subobscura isolate 14011-0131.10 chromosome O, UCBerk_Dsub_1.0, whole genome shotgun sequence encodes these proteins:
- the LOC117897478 gene encoding alpha-1D adrenergic receptor isoform X2, giving the protein MSARATREHFRSSSSIRRSRSRSRSRSRSMAVNLQLNNLSAIYPSLMYVAASSLGLGLGLGLGQENISIVYEDLLGTANGNGTAGMGAVGAAGAAAGTGTGPGLNVILPQSATNETSNEGDGVVVGVGVGVGLTESAPTAAVTTFNYYNESAAAAEWAHFYDLVLSWQGICLIAVFATFIVVTVIGNTLVILAILTTRRLRTITNCFVMSLAVADLLVGIFVMPPAVAVHLTGSWQLGWVLCDIWISLDVLLCTASILSLCAISVDRYLAVTRPLTYSRKRRSKRLALIMILIVWLLALAITCPPLIGWYEPGRRDLRECRYNQNEGYVIFSAMGSFFIPMAVMIYVYARISCVIASRHDNMTDISVHNKLAPLSAAALLSSYEYFIGAAPPHPREVLETREPNFHRASSKWSFKTLIEPAPQLGLY; this is encoded by the exons ATGTCCGCAAGAGCTACACGAGAACACTTCCGCAGCAGCTCGAGTataaggagaagcagaagcagaagcagaagccgaagcagATCTATGGCTGTCAACTTGCAGCTGAATAATTTAAGCGCCATTTATCCGTCGCTCATGTATGTGGCTGCCTCCtcgctgggactggggctgggcctgggcctgggacaGGAGAACATTTCCATCGTTTACGAGGACCTGCTTGGCacagcaaatggcaatggcaccgCAGGCATGGGAGCGGTGGGAGCAGCGGGAGCGGCAGCTGGCACAGGAACTGGCCCGGGATTGAATGTCATCCTGCCGCAGAGTGCCACAAATGAGACCTCTAATGAGGGTGATGGGGTGGtcgtgggcgtgggtgtgggcgtgggcctCACCGAGTCGGCACCCACCGCAGCCGTGACCACATTCAATTACTACAACGAGTCCGCGGCCGCCGCCGAGTGGGCGCACTTCTACGATCTCGTCCTGTCCTGGCAGGGCATCTGCCTGATTGCAGTCTTTGCGACATTCATCGTGGTCACCGTCATCGGCAACACCCTCGTCATATTGGCCATCCTGACAACGCGTCGCCTGCGCACCATCACCAATTGCTTCGTGATGAGTCTGGCCGTGGCGGACCTCCTTGTGGGCATCTTCGTGATGCCCCCAGCCGTGGCAGTCCATCTCACAG GCTCATGGCAGCTCGGCTGGGTGCTGTGCGACATTTGGATCTCCCTGGACGTGCTGCTCTGCACGGCCTCCATCCTCAGTTTGTGCGCCATCAGCGTGGACAG ATATTTGGCCGTCACCAGGCCGCTCACGTATTCGCGCAAACGACGCTCGAAACGATTGGCCCTAATAATGATCCTAATcgtctggctgctggcactggccaTCACCTGTCCTCCCCTCATCGGCTG GTACGAGCCGGGGCGACGGGACCTTCGGGAGTGCCGCTACAACCAAAACGAGGGCTACGTCATCTTCTCGGCCATGGGCTCCTTCTTCATACCGATGGCAGTCATGATTTATGTGTATGCAAGAATTTCCTGTGTCATCGCATCGAGGCACGACAATATGACCGACATAAGTGTTCACAACAAG CTTGCTCCCCTCTCCGCTGCCGCTCTCCTGTCGAGCTATGAATATTTCATTGGAGCTGCGCCCCCACATCCCCGGGAGGTACTAGAAACGAGAGAACCAAATTTCCACAGAGCATCCTCTAAATGGAGTTTTAAGACTCTAATTGAGCCCGCGCCCCAGCTTGGATTATATTAA
- the LOC117897478 gene encoding tyramine/octopamine receptor isoform X1, with amino-acid sequence MSARATREHFRSSSSIRRSRSRSRSRSRSMAVNLQLNNLSAIYPSLMYVAASSLGLGLGLGLGQENISIVYEDLLGTANGNGTAGMGAVGAAGAAAGTGTGPGLNVILPQSATNETSNEGDGVVVGVGVGVGLTESAPTAAVTTFNYYNESAAAAEWAHFYDLVLSWQGICLIAVFATFIVVTVIGNTLVILAILTTRRLRTITNCFVMSLAVADLLVGIFVMPPAVAVHLTGSWQLGWVLCDIWISLDVLLCTASILSLCAISVDRYLAVTRPLTYSRKRRSKRLALIMILIVWLLALAITCPPLIGWYEPGRRDLRECRYNQNEGYVIFSAMGSFFIPMAVMIYVYARISCVIASRHDNMTDISVHNKKFKRYTAADVENELSEQEHSSAGHRQRQATSRTFSNQTIAKELHEMMLGDSEQLGVATAGAGQGAAAGAGTVAGGIHCQSLLALPSSGAGGGGGSGAASGVKNGCYELTRPSSLKRTSTASTTITTMTSGIGPGSSLLDTQWQARAHSFRHSHLERERERERDRLRGHHHHHHQHQHHQGGATTAVPNPSSTISNTNSNSKSLSNRITSLKKETKTTQTLSIVVGGFIACWLPFFINYLITPFLAEHQASQMLAKALTWLGWFNSAINPFIYAFYSVDFRAAFWRLTCKRFFSSDQKPQFPTNTMSIRR; translated from the exons ATGTCCGCAAGAGCTACACGAGAACACTTCCGCAGCAGCTCGAGTataaggagaagcagaagcagaagcagaagccgaagcagATCTATGGCTGTCAACTTGCAGCTGAATAATTTAAGCGCCATTTATCCGTCGCTCATGTATGTGGCTGCCTCCtcgctgggactggggctgggcctgggcctgggacaGGAGAACATTTCCATCGTTTACGAGGACCTGCTTGGCacagcaaatggcaatggcaccgCAGGCATGGGAGCGGTGGGAGCAGCGGGAGCGGCAGCTGGCACAGGAACTGGCCCGGGATTGAATGTCATCCTGCCGCAGAGTGCCACAAATGAGACCTCTAATGAGGGTGATGGGGTGGtcgtgggcgtgggtgtgggcgtgggcctCACCGAGTCGGCACCCACCGCAGCCGTGACCACATTCAATTACTACAACGAGTCCGCGGCCGCCGCCGAGTGGGCGCACTTCTACGATCTCGTCCTGTCCTGGCAGGGCATCTGCCTGATTGCAGTCTTTGCGACATTCATCGTGGTCACCGTCATCGGCAACACCCTCGTCATATTGGCCATCCTGACAACGCGTCGCCTGCGCACCATCACCAATTGCTTCGTGATGAGTCTGGCCGTGGCGGACCTCCTTGTGGGCATCTTCGTGATGCCCCCAGCCGTGGCAGTCCATCTCACAG GCTCATGGCAGCTCGGCTGGGTGCTGTGCGACATTTGGATCTCCCTGGACGTGCTGCTCTGCACGGCCTCCATCCTCAGTTTGTGCGCCATCAGCGTGGACAG ATATTTGGCCGTCACCAGGCCGCTCACGTATTCGCGCAAACGACGCTCGAAACGATTGGCCCTAATAATGATCCTAATcgtctggctgctggcactggccaTCACCTGTCCTCCCCTCATCGGCTG GTACGAGCCGGGGCGACGGGACCTTCGGGAGTGCCGCTACAACCAAAACGAGGGCTACGTCATCTTCTCGGCCATGGGCTCCTTCTTCATACCGATGGCAGTCATGATTTATGTGTATGCAAGAATTTCCTGTGTCATCGCATCGAGGCACGACAATATGACCGACATAAGTGTTCACAACAAG AAATTCAAGCGCTACACGGCGGCGGACGTGGAGAACGAGCTGTCAGAGCAGGAGCACAGCTCGGCGGGCCATCGACAGCGGCAGGCGACGTCGCGCACCTTCTCCAACCAGACAATTGCCAAGGAGCTGCACGAGATGATGCTGGGCGACAGCGAGCAGCTGGGCGTGgccacagcaggagcaggacaaggagcagcagcaggagcaggaactgTGGCTGGTGGCATTCACTGCCAGTCGCTGCTCGCACTACCCTCtagtggtgctggtggtggcggagGCAGCGGTGCAGCCAGTGGGGTTAAGAATGGATGCTACGAGCTGACACGGCCTTCGTCCCTGAAGCGCACATCGACCGCGTCGACAACCATCACCACAATGACAAGTGGCATCGGGCCGGGCAGCAGCCTCCTGGACACACAATGGCAGGCCAGAGCCCATAGCTTTCGGCACTCGCACctggagagggagcgggagcgggagcgggatcGACTGCGTGggcaccatcatcaccatcaccagcatCAACATCACCAGGGAGGTGCGACCACAGCCGTCCCGAATCCCAGCAGCACCATCTcgaacaccaacagcaacagcaagtcgCTGTCGAATCGCATTACGTCGCTGAAGAAGGAGACCAAGACGACGCAGACACTGAGCATTGTGGTGGGCGGATTTATagcctgctggctgccgttCTTCATCAATTATCTGATCACACCGTTTCTGGCGGAGCACCAGGCCAGCCAAATGCTGGCCAAGGCACTCACCTGGCTGGGATGGTTCAACAGTGCCATCAATCCGTTCATCTATGCCTTCTACAGCGTCGATTTTCGCGCTGCCTTCTGGCGCCTCACCTGCAAGCGCTTCTTCAGCTCCGACCAGAAGCCGCAGTTCCCCACCAACACCATGTCCATCAGGCGATAG
- the LOC117896403 gene encoding rho guanine nucleotide exchange factor 17 isoform X2 produces MSHNRENLRLSLLDLQATLTAPSNSVAAAALLPQSQSQLAQTGGSQGNSHSNSSSSLNISLSNSSSVSQAVSMATTTVARLSKAGFGTAAGGSGGAGYHSDKGDRLKKMTSITCSDSEDDSERRAQFDMSSKWNLGGYEGDTRTYVVQEIYRNEQSYVESLQTVVLKYLKVLKAPEHAGMIDTRTVDEIFFMVPDILEIHEKFLGDLKHRLDDWDVQQKVGDAFMDTFSKLEVLEVYTSFVNNCNRAKNAIRSMKHQRPSFAKFLESTSREHKGKLTLDNLLIKPVQKFPNYELLFQRLIKHTDHDHPDQKHLQDVLKLVHDILVHINCKEREIMENGQREATLRELEGVIEGITDLTAPERQFLLFDLVSMPSGAGARKDRGFFLFNDLLVLTSIKKRSGTIRKPSSSICPGTVATTLETNKYKCLTKISLDCLEIVKPKDENIKRIVNEIESLADDCGKLQQISDITASLKYPHQYLEDVIRELHRDVQRQLSERQSNDTQLNMLELTVSSPNGNQKLTVVFSKTEKRTAWEETFVEAKQKLAATLERHPIPEFLTSIPIRKTRAGLQFTCAAATLSENRDVWVCNSDGYVGQVCIMSLHPEPNVTSCNGVCNARILCVASVPAYSSSASSRNSSGEQQPQEEKDRPRNSSQQPQPQPSQSYTQQLRDYRKSISPSFQSGSSSTATATATPTPEKKKTPTPTPVAVDGVVPVAASNSDTQLELNLSSSDDETEAAAATASASASLNVASASTGAGSGTGSGAIVERVPSPAPSLQAGYHGHQDSNPEEGESNQSTMWIGTEDGCIHVYNSTDNIRIKKNRIKIEHHSAVYSILYLDNRVFVSLANGDICVYLRDGATSWNTCSSHCLSIGTVTSPVTKLLNVNGRLWCSIQGIIKVLDVETLQVIHQIQISSDSKPITNMTVASNFVWISIQNSAHIKCFHSNTHQLVTEVNLAPAVNKMLSNCDEIIRQHKAACLRVTSLLCCKDLIWIGTSAGVLLTIPALGYEKGAVNIVPTGIPHGHTGHVRFLTFVETTGLEGTTGAREASGSASDEYTKQGSIKHSKSKSETNNTLIISGGDGYEDFRNSGANSLSEIAGREDSTNHLLIWQI; encoded by the exons ATGTCGCACAACCGCGAGAATCTTCGCCTCAGTCTGTTGGATCTCCAAGCTACCCTGACCGCTCCCTCGAACTCtgtggccgccgccgcactGTTGCCTCAAAGCCAGTCGCAGCTGGCTCAGACCGGCGGCTCCCAGGGCAACtcccacagcaacagcagcagcagcctcaacatcagcctcagcaacagcagcagcgtctcccAGGCGGTCTCCATGGCCACCACAACGGTGGCTCGCCTCAGCAAGGCGGGAtttggaactgctgctggtgggagCGGAGGAGCAGGCTATCACAGCGACAAAGGCGACAGGCTCAAGAAAATGACTTCGATTACCTGTTCCGACTCGGAGGACGACTCCGAGCGGCGGGCACAGTTCGATATGAGTAGTAAATGGAATCTGGGCGGCTATGAAGGT gACACTCGCACATATGTGGTCCAAGAGATCTACCGCAACGAGCAGTCCTACGTGGAGTCCCTGCAGACAGTTGTTCTGAAGTATCTGAAAGTGCTCAAGGCACCCGAGCACGCCGGCATGATTGACACCCGCACCGTGGACGAGATCTTCTTCATGGTGCCGGACATTCTCGAGATACACGAAAAGTTCTTGGGGGATCTCAAGCATCGCTTGGATGACTGGGATGTTCAGCAGAAAGTGGGCGATGCCTTCATGGACACG TTCTCGAAGCTGGAGGTGCTTGAGGTCTACACATCCTTTGTGAACAACTGCAATCGGGCCAAGAACGCCATACGCTCCATGAAACACCAGCGACCATCGTTCGCCAAGTTCCTGGAGTCCACCTCCCGCGAGCACAAGGGCAAACTCACCCTCGACAATCTGCTGATCAAGCCAGTGCAAAAGTTTCCCAA CTACGAGCTTCTGTTCCAGCGACTGATCAAGCACACGGATCACGATCATCCCGATCAGAAGCACCTGCAGGACGTGTTGAAGCTGGTCCACGACATTCTGGTGCACATCAACTGCAAGGAGCGCGAGATCATGGAGAACGGGCAGCGCGAGGCGACTCTGCGCGAGCTGGAGGGCGTGATCGAGGGCATTACCGATCTGACAGCGCCCGAGCGGCAGTTCCTGCTGTTCGATCTCGTTTCGATGCCCTCGGGCGCGGGGGCGCGCAAGGATCGGGGCTTCTTCCTGTTCAACGACCTGCTCGTCCTCACCAGCATCAAGAAACGAAGCGGCACCATCCGcaagcccagcagcagcatctgcccGGGCACGGTTGCCACCACGCTGGAGACCAACAAGTACAAATGTCTCACCAAAATCTCACTGGACTGTCTGGAGATTGTCAAGC CCAAGGACGAGAACATCAAGCGAATCGTCAACGAAATCGAGAGCCTGGCCGACGACTGCggcaagctgcagcagatcaGCGACATCACCGCCTCCCTAAAGTATCCACACCAGTATCTCGAGGACGTTATCCGCGAGCTTCACCGCGATGTCCAGCGGCAGCTATCCGAGCGCCAGTCGAACGACACCCAGCTCAATATGCTAGAGCTGACAGTCAGTTCGCC AAATGGCAACCAGAAGCTGACGGTGGTCTTCAGCAAGACGGAGAAGCGCACGGCTTGGGAGGAGACCTTCGTCGAGGCCAAGCAGAAGCTGG CTGCCACTTTGGAGAGACATCCCATACCCGAGTTCCTCACCTCCATACCCATCCGGAAGACCCGCGCCGGACTGCAGTTCACGTGTGCGGCGGCTACGCTGAGCGAGAACCGGGATGTTTGGGTGTGCAACAGCGACGGATATGTGGGCCAGGTGTGCATCATGTCGCTGCACCCAGAGCCGAACGTCACCAGCTGCAACGGCGTCTGCAACGCGCGCATCTTGTGCGTGGCCTCTGTGCCGGCGTACAGCTCCTCTGCCTCGAGTCGCAACAGTAgtggggagcagcagccccaggaGGAGAAGGATAGGCCGCGGAACAGctcgcagcagccgcagccgcagcccagTCAGAGCTACACTCAGCAGCTGCGAGACTACCGCAAGAGCATCTCCCCCAGCTTCCAGAGCGGCTCCTCGTcaacggccacggccacggccacgcccacgcccgaGAAGAAAAAgacacccacgcccacgccgGTGGCTGTCGACGGCGTCGTCCCGGTGGCTGCCAGCAACAGTGATACTCAGCTGGAGCTGAATCTGAGCTCCAGCGACGATGAGACGGAAGCAGCCGcggccaccgcctccgcctcaGCCTCGCTCAACGttgccagcgccagcacagGAGCTGGATCTGGAACTGGATCTGGAGCAATAGTGGAACGTGTGCCTAGTCCCGCCCCCTCACTGCAAGCCGGATACCATGGCCATCAG GACTCGAATCCGGAGGAGGGCGAGagcaatcaatcaaccatGTGGATCGGCACCGAAGACGGCTGCATCCACGTCTACAATAGCACTGACAATATTCGCATTAAGAAGAACCGCATCAAGATCGAGCACCACTCGGCCGTCTATTCCATTTT GTACCTGGACaatcgtgtgtttgtgtcgttGGCCAATGGTGATATTTGTGTTTACCTGAGGGATGGAG CCACATCGTGGAATACGTGCTCATCGCATTGCCTGTCCATTGGCACCGTCACCAGTCCCGTGACCAAGTTGCTGAATGTCAACGGCAGGCTCTGGTGCTCCATTCAGGGCATCATCAAGGTCCTAGATGTGGAGACTTTGCAGGTCATTCATCAGATACAAATCTCATCGGACTCGAAGCCAATCACAAACATGACGGTCGCCAGCAACTTCGTCTGGATATCCATCCAGAACTCGGCGCACATTAAATGTTTCCATTCCAATAC CCACCAGCTAGTCACCGAAGTGAATCTCGCGCCAGCCGTGAACAAAATGCTCTCCAACTGCGACGAGATCATTAGGCAACACAAGGCCGCCTGCCTTCGTGTGACTTCGCTGTTGTGCTGCAAGGATCTCATCTGGATTGGCACCAGCGCGGGCGTCCTCCTGACCATACCGGCCCTGGGCTACGAGAAGGGCGCCGTCAACATTGTGCCCACGGGCATTCCCCACGGCCACACCGGCCACGTGCGATTCCTCACGTTTGTGGAGACCACCGGGCTGGAGGGGACGACAGGAGCCCGTGAGGCGAGTGGTTCCGCCAGCGATGAGTACACCAAGCAGGG CTCCATAAAGCACTCCAAATCCAAGTCGGAGACCAACAACACATTGATCATTTCCGGCGGCGACGGCTACGAGGACTTCCGCAACTCGGGCGCCAATTCCCTCAGCGAGATCGCCGGCCGCGAGGACAGCACCAACCATTTACTGATATGGCAAATTTGA